One Triplophysa dalaica isolate WHDGS20190420 chromosome 1, ASM1584641v1, whole genome shotgun sequence DNA segment encodes these proteins:
- the pygmb gene encoding phosphorylase, glycogen, muscle b has protein sequence MSKPLTDQEKRKQISVRGLAGVENVADLKTNFNRHLHFTLVKDRNVSTKRDYYFALAHTVRDHLVGRWIRTQQHYYEKDPKRVYYLSLEFYMGRTLQNTMVNLALENACDEAIYQLGLDMEELQDMEEDAGLGNGGLGRLAACFLDSMATLGLAAYGYGIRYEFGIFNQKIVQGWQVEEADDWLRYGNPWEKARPEYMRPVHFYGRVEHQPDGVKWVDTQVVLALPYDTPVPGYRNNIVNTMRLWSAKAPCEFHLKDFNVGGYIQAVLDKNLAENISRVLYPNDNFFEGKELRLKQEYFVVAATLQDIIRRFKASKFGSTEVVRMDLTKLPDKVAIQLNDTHPAMAIPELMRILMDDEKLSWETAWDITVRTCAYTNHTVLPEALERWPVDLFQNLLPRHLDIIYEINRRHMERIAALYPGDFDRLRRMSLIEEGSPKKINMAHLCIVGSHAVNGVAQIHSNIIKDTVFKDFYEVDPQKFQNKTNGITPRRWLVMCNPGLAEVIAERIGEDYIRDLSQLKNLLKFLDDDALIRDIAKVKQENKMKFAVQLEEQYKVKINPDSMFDVHVKRIHEYKRQLLNCLHIITLYNRIKKEPNKAWTPRTIMIGGKAAPGYHTAKMIIKLITAIGEVVNNDSVVGDRLKVIFLENYKVTLAEKVIPAADLSEQISTAGTEASGTGNMKFMLNGALTIGTMDGANVEMAEEAGEENLFIFGMRVEDVEALDKKGYDAMEYYNRIPELKLVMNQISSGFFSSGEPDQFKDIVNMLMHHDRFKVFADYEDYIKCQDKVSALYKNTKEWTKKVIHNIAGCGKFSSDRTISQYAREIWGMEPSLEKIAAPDDTH, from the exons ATGTCTAAGCCACTGACGGACCAAGAAAAGAGGAAGCAAATTTCCGTGCGAGGACTCGCCGGGGTTGAAAACGTCGCAGACCTCAAGACCAATTTCAATCGTCATCTACACTTTACTTTGGTGAAGGACCGTAATGTATCAACCAAGCGCGATTATTACTTCGCCCTGGCGCACACGGTCCGTGACCATTTGGTGGGAAGATGGATCCGGACGCAGCAGCATTACTACGAGAAAGACCCGAAA CGTGTGTACTATCTCTCTCTGGAATTCTACATGGGCCGGACTCTTCAAAACACCATGGTTAACTTAGCTTTGGAGAATGCCTGTGATGAAGCCATCTATCAG TTGGGTCTTGATATGGAGGAGCTTCAGGACATGGAAGAGGATGCTGGCCTGGGAAATGGAGGCCTTGGTCGACTGGCAG CTTGCTTCCTTGACTCTATGGCAACCTTGGGCCTTGCAGCTTATGGTTATGGCATCCGCTACGAATTTGGAATCTTTAATCAGAAAATTGTTCAAGGCTGGCAG GTGGAAGAGGCAGATGATTGGCTGCGCTATGGCAACCCTTGGGAAAAGGCTCGCCCTGAGTACATGCGCCCTGTGCATTTCTATGGTCGAGTGGAGCACCAACCTGATGGAGTCAAATGGGTGGACACACAG GTTGTTCTTGCCCTCCCTTATGATACACCCGTCCCAGGATACAGAAACaacattgttaacacaatgagGCTCTGGTCTGCCAAAGCACCGTGTGAATTTCACCTCAAAGACT TTAACGTTGGTGGTTACATTCAGGCTGTACTGGACAAGAATCTGGCTGAGAACATCTCCCGTGTGCTTTACCCTAATGACAAT ttcTTTGAAGGCAAAGAGTTACGTCTTAAGCAGGAATATTTTGTGGTGGCTGCGACTCTTCAGGACATCATCCGCAGATTCAAAGCCTCAAAGTTTGGCTCAACTGAGGTGGTACGGATGGATCTGACCAAACTTCCAGATAAG GTGGCTATACAGTTGAACGACACCCATCCTGCAATGGCAATCCCTGAGCTGATGAGAATCCTGATGGATGATGAGAAATTGTCCTGGGAGACG GCATGGGACATCACTGTGCGTACCTGTGCATACACAAACCACACTGTCCTTCCAGAAGCTCTGGAGCGCTGGCCCGTCGACCTGTTCCAAAACCTTCTGCCCCGCCACCTGGATATCATCTATGAGATTAACAGGCGTCATATGGAG CGTATCGCTGCACTCTACCCTGGTGATTTTGACCGTTTGAGACGCATGTCTTTGATTGAAGAGGGAAGTCCGAAGAAGATCAACATGGCTCATCTCTGCATCGTTGGCTCTCATGCAGTTAATGGAGTTGCTCAAATCCACTCCAACATCATCAAAGATACTGT TTTTAAGGACTTCTATGAGGTGGACCCACAGAAGTTCCAGAACAAGACTAATGGCATCACACCCCGACGCTGGCTTGTCATGTGTAACCCTGGACTGGCTGAAGTCATCGCTGAG aGAATCGGTGAGGACTACATCCGTGACCTAAGTCAGCTGAAGAACCTTCTGAAGTTTTTAGATGATGACGCGTTAATTCGAGACATCGCAAAAGTCAAACAG GAGAATAAGATGAAATTTGCTGTGCAACTGGAAGAGCAATATAAAGTGAAGATAAACCCAGACTCAATGTTTGACGTACATGTGAAAAGGATCCATGAATACAAAAGACAACTGTTGAACTGTCTTCACATCATCACACTCTACAACC GCATCAAAAAGGAGCCAAACAAGGCCTGGACTCCAAGGACAATTATGATTGGAGGAAAG GCTGCCCCAGGATATCACACAGCCAAGATGATCATCAAACTGATCACAGCCATTGGAGAAGTGGTAAATAATGATAGTGTGGTGGGAGATCGTCTGAAAGTCATCTTCCTTGAAAACTACAAGGTCACGCTGGCTGAGAAAG TCATCCCTGCTGCTGACCTGTCCGAACAGATCTCCACTGCAGGAACAGAAGCATCTGGAACTGGTAACATGAAGTTCATGCTGAATGGAGCTCTGACCATCGGAACCATGGATGGGGCTAATGTGGAGATGGCAGAAGAGGCAGGAGAAGAGAACCTCTTCATCTTTGGCATGAGAGTGGAGGATGTTGAAGCTCTTGATAAGAAAGG CTATGATGCCATGGAGTATTATAACAGAATTCCAGAGCTAAAGCTAGTTATGAATCAGATCTCTTCAGGATTCTTCAGCTCTGGAGAGCCTGACCAGTTTAAAGACATTGTTAACATGCTAATGCATCATGACAG GTTCAAGGTGTTTGCTGACTATGAGGACTACATTAAATGTCAGGACAAAGTCAGTGCTCTTTATAAG AACACTAAGGAATGGACCAAGAAGGTCATTCACAACATTGCTGGTTGTGGCAAATTCTCCAGTGACCGCACCATCAGCCAGTATGCCCGTGAGATCTGGGGCATGGAGCCCAGCCTGGAGAAAATCGCAGCACCCGATGACACCCATTAA
- the sf1 gene encoding splicing factor 1 isoform X2, giving the protein MVALNPEFKPPADYKPPATRVSDKVMIPQDEYPEINFVGLLIGPRGNTLKNIEKECCAKIMIRGKGSVKEGKVGRKDGQMLPGEDEPLHALVTANTMENVKKAVEQIRNILKQGIETPEDQNDLRKMQLRELARLNGTLREDDNRILRPWQNTEPRSITNTTLCTKCGGAGHIASDCKFTSSFGPRPGEPPQSAQDKARMDKEYLSLMAELGEAPVPASGGGHSNSSLSGPRPTGLGNNQSPQNRPPWMNSGPTDNRNYHSMHGGPGGPHNFPPPMPNMGGPPMPPNPNGMHPPWMQPPPPPMSQGPAPPGHPMGMMPPPMGMMPPPPPPPNNQPPPPPSGPLPPWQQQAPPPPPTSSMATSAPMPWQQNTTTTSTPATGNLPPWQQPQQTAASAAQPPPPMGTPSMVPPPPGVQPPLPPGAPPPPPPPPPGSAGMMYAPPPPPPPMDPNFVTMMGIPGMPPYGMPPAPPPPPPQS; this is encoded by the exons ACCCCCAGCTACACGGGTTAGTGATAAGGTAATGATTCCTCAGGATGAATATCCAGAAATCAACTTTGTTGGACTTCTGATTGGGCCAcg TGGCAACACCCTGAAGAACATTGAAAAGGAGTGCTGTGCTAAGATCATGATTCGTGGAAAAGGCTCTGTGAAGGAAGGTAAGGTGGGCCGTAAGGATGGACAGATGCTCCCAGGGGAAGATGAACCTCTTCATGCACTAGTCACTGCAAACACAATGGAGAACGTTAAAAAGGCTGTAGAGCAG ATCCGTAACATCCTCAAGCAGGGCATCGAGACCCCCGAGGATCAGAATGACCTAAGAAAAATGCAGCTGAGGGAATTGGCAAGGCTCAACGGTACTCTTCGAGAGGATGACAACAG AATCTTGCGTCCGTGGCAGAACACAGAGCCTCGCAGCATCACAAACACAACTCTCTGCACGAAGTGTGGTGGAGCTGGTCACATCGCTTCAGACTGCAAGTTTACCAG TTCTTTTGGTCCGCGGCCTGGTGAACCGCCCCAATCTGCTCAGGATAAGGCACGCATGGATAAAGAGTACCTGTCCCTCATGGCAGAGCTAGGAGAGGCTCCAGTTCCTGCCTCCGGTGGGGGTCACAGCAACTCTTCCCTCAGTGGACCTCGTCCAACAGGACTCGGCAACAACCAGTCACCCCAG AATCGGCCACCTTGGATGAATTCAGGCCCAACAGATAACAGGAACTACCATAGCATGCATGGGGGTCCCGGTGGCCCTCATAACTTTCCACCACCAATGCCGAACATGGGTGGCCCTCCAATGCCGCCAAATCCCAATGGAATGCATCCACCCTGGATGCAGCCGCCCCCTCCTCCGATGAGCCAAGGCCCAGCACCGCCTGGACACCCCATGG GTATGATGCCCCCACCCATGGGTATGATGccccctcctcctccacctccaaACAACCAACCACCACCTCCACCTTCAGGACCTCTGCCACCATGGCAACAGCAAGCACCACCCCCACCACCCACCAGCAGCATGGCAACAAGTGCTCCAATGCCTTGGCAACAGA ATACAACCACCACATCCACCCCTGCCACTGGAAACCTGCCACCCTGGCAACAGCCTCAGCAGACAGCTGCCTCAGCAGCTCAGCCCCCTCCACCTATGGGCACCCCTTCTATGGTGCCTCCTCCTCCTGGGGTCCAACCTCCACTTCCACCTGGTGCCCCACCTCCTCCACCACCCCCTCCTCCTGGCTCAGCAGGCATGATGTACGCACCTCCTCCCCCACCCCCACCCATGGACCCTAACTTTGTTACCATGATGGGAATTCCTGGAATGCCACCTTACGGGATGCCCCCAGCACCTCCACCACCTCCGCCCCAAAGTTAA
- the clcn5b gene encoding H(+)/Cl(-) exchange transporter 5, which translates to MMDSDDELVDIADVSVDFSEDVQPLDFSAGRCKVEWVQNSSPKLLDLLDGNVPGIGTYEDFNTIDWVREKSKDRDRHREITNNSKQSTLALLLSVSDAFSGWLLMVLIGLMSGALAGGIDIAANWMTDLKEGVCLNGFWFNHEHCCWTSNETTFEERDKCPQWRSWAVLMVGLNEGASAYVVNYLMYVCWALLFAFLAVSLVRAFAPYACGSGIPEIKTILSGFIIRGYLGKWTLIIKTITLVLAVSSGLSLGKEGPLVHVACCCANILCHFFTKYRQNEAKRREVLSAASAVGVSVAFGAPIGGVLFSLEEVSYYFPLKTLWRSFFAALVAAFTLRSINPFGNSRLVLFYVEFHTPWHLLELLPFILLGIFGGLWGAFFIRANIAWCRKRKTTWLGHYPVMEVLVVALVTALLAFPNEYTKMSSSELISELFNDCGLLDSSKLCDYTGKSRSVLGNVTAVNGSNGLADRHAGADRHAGPGLYTAMWELALALLFKMFITVVTFGMKVPSGLFIPSMAVGAIAGRLLGVGMEQLAIYHHDSPVFRGWCSPGADCITPGLYAMVGAAACLGGVTRMTVSLVVIMFELTGGLEYIVPLMAATMTSKWVADALGREGIYEAHIRLNGYPFLEPKEEFHHKTLAVDVMRPRRSDPSLSTLRESGMTVEDVERLISDTTYSGFPVVITQESKILVGFVLRKDLIISLENARRYQNGVVSVSAVLFTECDPASSANALPAVKLRSILDLSPFTVTVHTPMEIVVDIFRKLGLRQCLVTQNGRLLGIITKKDILKHMAQMANRDPDSILFN; encoded by the exons ATGATGGACAGCGATGATGAGTTGGTGGATATCGCGGATGTTTCGGTGGACTTCAGTGAAGATGTGCAGCCTCTTGACTTCAGTGCCG GCCGCTGTAAAGTGGAGTGGGTACAGAACAGTAGTCCTAAACTGCTGGATCTGCTGGATGGGAATGTTCCTGGAATTGGTACCTATGAGGACTTCAACACCATCGACTGGGTTAGAGAGAAGTCCAAAGACAGAGACCGGCACAGAGAG ATTACCAACAATAGCAAGCAGTCCACACTAGCCCTGCTGCTCAGCGTCAGTGATGCTTTCTCCGGTTGGCTGTTAATGGTCCTCATTGGACTCATGTCAG GGGCCTTGGCTGGAGGTATAGACATTGCTGCCAATTGGATGACAGACCTGAAGGAAGGCGTGTGCCTAAATGGGTTCTGGTTTAATCATGAACACTGTTGCTGGACATCCAATGAAACCACTTTTGAGGAAAGAGACAAGTGCCCTCAGTGGAGAAGCTGGGCGGTCCTCATGGTTGGACTAAATGAG GGGGCCAGTGCATACGTGGTGAATTATCTGATGTATGTGTGCTGGGCTCTTCTCTTTGCCTTCCTGGCAGTGAGTCTTGTCAGAGCGTTTGCCCCATACGCCTGTGGTTCAGGAATACCAGAG ATCAAGACCATCCTGAGTGGTTTCATAATTCGAGGGTACCTGGGAAAGTGGACTCTGATCATAAAGACCATCACACTGGTGTTGGCCGTCTCTTCTGGCCTGAGTCTGGGAAAAGAGGGCCCACTGGTCCATGTCGCCTGCTGCTGTGCAAATATCCTCTGCCATTTCTTCACCAAATACCGTCAAAACGAGGCAAAGAGACGAGAG GTTTTGTCTGCAGCGTCTGCAGTGGGTGTGTCAGTTGCATTTGGTGCTCCTATTGGAGGTGTGCTGTTCAGTCTGGAGGAG GTCAGCTACTACTTCCCTCTGAAGACTCTCTGGCGTTCGTTCTTCGCTGCTCTAGTTGCTGCGTTCACGCTTCGCTCCATCAATCCCTTCGGCAACAGTCGCTTGGTCCTCTTTTATGTAGAGTTCCACACTCCCTGGCATCTTTTAGAGCTCTTACCTTTCATTCTTCTGGGCATCTTCGGCGGTCTCTGGGGCGCTTTCTTCATTCGAGCTAACATTGCCTGGTGTCGTAAGCGGAAGACCACTTGGCTTGGCCACTACCCTGTGATGGAGGTTCTGGTGGTGGCGCTGGTCACAGCGCTGCTAGCGTTTCCAAACGAGTACACAAAGATGAGCAGCAGTGAACTCATCTCTGAACTCTTCAATGACTGTGGTCTGCTGGACTCCTCTAAGCTTTGCGACTACACAGGCAAAAGCAGAAGTGTACTGGGAAATGTTACCGCTGTCAATGGCTCTAATGGCTTGGCAGACCGACATGCAGGGGCAGACCGACATGCAGGACCAGGGCTCTACACGGCCATGTGGGAGCTAGCGCTTGCTCTGCTCTTCAAGATGTTCATCACTGTGGTTACATTTGGCATGAAG GTGCCATCCGGACTGTTCATACCCAGTATGGCTGTGGGTGCCATAGCTGGAAGACTTCTTGGTGTTGGCATGGAGCAGCTGGCCATCTACCACCACGACTCCCCGGTTTTCAGAGGCTGGTGCTCTCCCGGAGCAGACTGCATCACGCCAGGCCTGTACGCCATGGTGGGCGCGGCAGCCTGTCTGG GTGGTGTGACACGGATGACCGTCTCGCTGGTGGTCATCATGTTTGAGCTGACAGGTGGTTTAGAATACATCGTCCCCCTCATGGCTGCCACTATGACCAGCAAATGGGTTGCGGATGCTCTGGGTCGTGAGGGCATCTACGAAGCTCACATCCGTCTCAATGGTTATCCCTTCCTGGAGCCAAAAGAGGAATTCCACCACAAGACTCTTGCCGTAGATGTGATGAGGCCACGGCGGAGTGACCCGTCTCTTTCTACGTTAAGAGAAAGTGGAATGACGGTGGAAGATGTGGAGAGGCTGATCTCAGACACCACCTACAGTGGCTTTCCTGTGGTGATCACGCAGGAGTCGAAGATACTGGTGGGATTTGTATTAAGAAAGGATCTTATTATATCTTTAG AAAATGCTCGGAGATATCAAAACGGTGTTGTCAGTGTGTCTGCAGTACTGTTCACTGAATGTGATCCGGCCTCATCGGCAAACGCTCTCCCTGCAGTAAAACTGCGCAGCATTCTAGACCTCAGCCCCTTCACTGTAACTGTGCACACACCCATGGAAATCGTAGTGGACATCTTCCGTAAGCTCGGCCTGCGGCAGTGTCTGGTCACACAGAATGG GCGTTTGCTGGGAATCATTACTAAAAAGGACATTCTGAAACACATGGCGCAGATGGCTAACAGAGACCCAGATTCTATCCTTTTCAACTAA